The Lonsdalea populi genome window below encodes:
- the crcB gene encoding fluoride efflux transporter CrcB, producing MNANLFAVFFGGGIGCVARWLLTLRFNNGASGIPTGTLMANLIGAAIIGAAASYFVRLPDLPSHWKLVVTTGFCGGLTTFSTFSVEMLGMIQEGQWLTAGIYMVLSFVGSLALAALAFSLVSWLAAH from the coding sequence ATAAACGCTAATTTATTCGCTGTTTTTTTCGGTGGTGGCATTGGCTGCGTCGCGCGCTGGCTGCTAACTCTGCGTTTTAACAACGGCGCGTCGGGAATACCGACCGGTACGCTGATGGCAAACCTGATTGGCGCGGCCATCATTGGGGCGGCGGCAAGCTATTTCGTTCGTTTACCGGATTTACCTTCTCACTGGAAACTGGTGGTAACGACGGGATTTTGCGGCGGCTTAACCACGTTCTCCACGTTCTCAGTGGAAATGCTGGGGATGATTCAAGAAGGACAGTGGTTAACGGCAGGGATCTATATGGTATTGAGCTTTGTCGGTTCGCTGGCGCTGGCCGCCCTCGCTTTTTCTCTTGTGAGTTGGCTCGCTGCCCACTAA
- a CDS encoding deaminated glutathione amidase translates to MKVALGQFAVQRQWQDNANTCIRLMHEATAAGARLLVLPEAVLARDNADAEWGTNHAQPLNGSFVSQLLSASESSSLTVVFTLHTPAEEGRVYNTLLALRQGEVLAHYHKLHLYDAFSWQESKRVTPGGMLPPVIDIDGVKVGMMVCYDLRFPEMARMLAIKGADMLVLPAAWVKGAHKEMHWELLNRARALENTCYLIAVGECGVKNIGNSMVVDPMGIVIAQATEEPALLYADLSLERIQRVRRQLPVLNHNRFEPPVLRCYR, encoded by the coding sequence ATGAAAGTTGCGCTGGGTCAGTTTGCCGTACAGCGGCAGTGGCAGGATAATGCGAATACGTGCATCAGGCTGATGCACGAGGCGACAGCCGCGGGAGCCCGCCTGCTGGTGCTGCCGGAAGCGGTGCTGGCGCGAGATAATGCCGATGCTGAGTGGGGAACTAATCACGCGCAGCCTTTGAACGGGTCTTTCGTGAGCCAATTGCTTTCAGCCAGCGAATCTTCATCCCTCACCGTCGTCTTCACCCTGCATACCCCAGCGGAAGAGGGGCGCGTGTACAACACGCTGCTGGCGCTGCGTCAGGGGGAAGTGTTGGCTCATTACCATAAGCTCCATCTTTACGATGCCTTCTCATGGCAGGAATCTAAACGAGTCACGCCCGGGGGGATGCTCCCCCCGGTGATCGACATCGACGGGGTAAAGGTCGGCATGATGGTTTGCTACGACCTGCGTTTTCCGGAGATGGCGCGTATGCTGGCGATCAAAGGCGCCGACATGCTTGTGCTTCCCGCCGCGTGGGTTAAAGGTGCGCATAAAGAGATGCATTGGGAACTATTGAACCGAGCCCGTGCGCTGGAAAATACCTGTTACCTGATCGCTGTTGGCGAGTGCGGCGTGAAGAATATTGGTAATAGTATGGTGGTGGACCCCATGGGGATCGTCATCGCACAGGCGACGGAAGAACCCGCGCTGCTCTACGCCGATCTGAGTCTGGAGCGAATTCAACGCGTGCGTCGTCAATTACCTGTTCTGAATCATAACCGCTTCGAACCGCCTGTATTACGCTGTTACAGATAA
- the tatE gene encoding twin-arginine translocase subunit TatE — protein sequence MEGISIAKLLVIGALIVLLFGTNKLRSLGGDLGAAIKGFKKAMNDDQTTVKTQTPEEPAALNDVRNKE from the coding sequence ATGGAAGGTATCAGCATTGCTAAACTGTTGGTGATTGGCGCATTGATCGTTCTGTTATTCGGCACCAACAAACTTCGTAGCCTGGGCGGCGACCTGGGAGCGGCGATCAAAGGCTTTAAGAAAGCCATGAACGACGATCAGACTACGGTTAAAACACAGACGCCGGAAGAACCGGCCGCGCTCAACGACGTGCGCAACAAGGAATAA
- the lipA gene encoding lipoyl synthase yields the protein MSKPIQIERGVKYRDADKLALIPVRTVAVERQDMLRKPEWMKIKLPADSSRIKGIKDAMRRNGLHSVCEEASCPNLAECFNHGTATFMILGAICTRRCPFCDVAHGRPIAPDANEPEKLAQTIHDMALRYVVITSVDRDDLRDGGAQHFADCISAIRRKSPQIKIETLVPDFRGRMDRALEILNASPPDVFNHNLENVPRLYRQVRPGANYEWSLKLLENFKTAHPDIPTKSGLMVGLGETNEEIVEVMRDLRRHGVTMLTLGQYLQPSRHHLAVKRYVPPEEFDEMKQEALAMGFTHAACGPFVRSSYHADLQAKGEEVK from the coding sequence ATGAGTAAACCGATTCAGATCGAACGTGGCGTAAAATACCGCGACGCCGACAAACTGGCCTTGATTCCCGTAAGGACCGTTGCCGTTGAACGCCAGGATATGCTGCGCAAACCCGAATGGATGAAAATTAAACTCCCTGCCGACTCAAGCCGGATCAAGGGAATCAAAGACGCCATGCGCCGCAATGGACTGCATTCGGTTTGTGAAGAAGCCTCTTGCCCTAACCTGGCTGAATGCTTCAACCACGGTACGGCCACCTTTATGATCCTCGGCGCAATCTGTACCCGTCGCTGCCCCTTCTGCGATGTCGCGCATGGCCGACCGATTGCGCCCGACGCCAACGAGCCGGAAAAACTGGCGCAAACGATCCACGATATGGCTCTGCGTTATGTCGTCATCACATCGGTAGACCGTGATGACCTGCGGGATGGCGGCGCTCAGCATTTCGCCGACTGCATCAGCGCTATTCGCCGCAAAAGTCCGCAGATCAAGATTGAAACGCTGGTGCCAGATTTCCGCGGCCGTATGGATCGCGCGCTGGAAATTCTCAACGCCAGTCCGCCGGACGTCTTCAACCACAACCTGGAAAACGTACCGCGTCTGTATCGTCAGGTCCGTCCCGGCGCCAACTACGAGTGGTCGCTTAAACTGCTGGAAAACTTCAAGACCGCACATCCGGACATCCCGACAAAGTCTGGCCTGATGGTAGGACTGGGCGAAACCAATGAAGAGATTGTGGAAGTGATGCGCGACCTGCGCCGTCATGGCGTGACGATGCTGACATTAGGTCAATATCTGCAACCCAGCCGCCATCACCTTGCAGTGAAACGTTACGTTCCGCCAGAAGAGTTTGATGAGATGAAACAGGAAGCGTTGGCGATGGGATTCACCCATGCCGCCTGCGGGCCTTTTGTGCGGTCGTCTTACCACGCTGACCTGCAAGCCAAGGGCGAAGAAGTCAAATAG
- the lipB gene encoding lipoyl(octanoyl) transferase LipB produces MTPVEQDKIIIRQLGLLPYEQVSLAMHHFTEQRDDDSADELWLVQHSPVFTQGQAGKAEHVLMPGDIPVIQSDRGGQVTYHGPGQQVMYVMIDIKRRKVGVRHLVSAIEQTVVDTLAHFEIEAYARPDAPGVYVSDKKICSLGLRIRHGCSFHGLALNIAMDLSPFRRINPCGYAGMQMTQLNELVPGATVEDTAPILTTAFLRRLSYTESEWVDWAWEQQGEPQPMTYLSRSHPA; encoded by the coding sequence ATGACGCCAGTGGAACAAGACAAGATCATTATTCGTCAGCTAGGCCTACTCCCTTACGAGCAGGTATCCCTGGCGATGCACCACTTCACCGAACAACGCGACGACGACAGCGCTGATGAGTTGTGGCTAGTTCAGCACTCCCCGGTGTTCACTCAGGGACAGGCGGGCAAAGCGGAACATGTACTGATGCCGGGAGATATCCCGGTCATCCAGAGTGACCGTGGCGGGCAAGTCACCTATCATGGCCCGGGCCAGCAGGTGATGTACGTGATGATTGACATTAAACGCCGCAAAGTCGGCGTCCGTCATTTGGTCAGCGCGATTGAACAGACCGTCGTCGACACGCTGGCGCATTTCGAGATCGAAGCCTATGCACGCCCGGATGCGCCCGGCGTGTATGTCAGCGATAAAAAAATCTGTTCTCTCGGACTTCGCATTCGACATGGCTGCTCTTTCCACGGTCTGGCGCTGAATATTGCGATGGATTTGTCTCCTTTCCGGCGCATCAATCCGTGCGGTTATGCCGGCATGCAAATGACGCAGCTCAATGAGCTCGTACCCGGTGCTACCGTTGAAGACACTGCGCCCATTTTGACCACTGCCTTTTTGCGGCGACTCAGCTACACAGAAAGCGAATGGGTAGACTGGGCGTGGGAACAGCAGGGGGAACCGCAGCCGATGACGTATCTTTCTCGATCACACCCGGCATAA
- the ybeD gene encoding DUF493 family protein YbeD has translation MKTKLNELLEFPCSFTYKVMGLAQPELVDQVVEVVQRHAPGDYTPQIKPSAKGNYHSVSITINATHVEQVETLYEELGKIDIVRMVL, from the coding sequence ATGAAAACCAAACTCAATGAACTGCTCGAGTTTCCCTGCTCCTTTACCTACAAGGTGATGGGTCTGGCGCAGCCGGAGCTCGTCGATCAGGTAGTTGAAGTCGTGCAACGTCATGCACCTGGCGACTACACGCCGCAAATCAAACCCAGCGCGAAGGGCAATTACCACTCGGTTTCCATCACGATTAACGCCACGCACGTCGAGCAGGTTGAGACGTTGTATGAAGAGCTGGGTAAAATCGACATCGTTCGTATGGTGCTTTGA
- the dacA gene encoding D-alanyl-D-alanine carboxypeptidase DacA — MNTETTTRFMPRIVLGSLLALCASTFAHADDVNLKTMIPGVPQIDAEAYILIDYNSGKVLAEMNADSRRNPASLTKMMTSYVIGQAIKAGKITPNDVVTIGKDAWATGNPEFQGSSLMFLKPGDRVSVSLLNKGIILQSGNDACVAMADYVAGSQDSFVNLMNNYVNALGLQNTQFKTVHGLDAEGQYSSARDMALIGQALIRDVPDEYATYKEKEFTFNNIRQTNRNGLLWDTSLNVDGIKTGHTSSAGFNLVASATEGQMRLISAVLGGRTFKGREAESKKLLTWGFRFFETVAPLKSGKEFASEPVWFGDSDRVALSVEKDVYITIPRGRMKDLKASYVLNNTELHAPLGKNQIVGTINFQLDGKTIEQRPLVVMNEVKEGGIFGRLMDYVKLMFHRWFS; from the coding sequence AACCTCAAAACCATGATCCCAGGTGTGCCGCAGATCGACGCCGAAGCTTATATTCTGATTGATTACAACTCGGGTAAAGTCCTTGCGGAAATGAACGCTGACAGCCGTCGTAATCCGGCCAGCCTGACTAAAATGATGACCAGTTATGTTATCGGGCAAGCTATCAAGGCGGGGAAGATTACGCCGAATGATGTTGTGACCATCGGCAAAGATGCCTGGGCGACCGGCAACCCGGAGTTTCAGGGGTCTTCACTGATGTTTCTGAAGCCCGGAGACCGCGTCAGCGTCTCTCTGCTTAACAAGGGGATTATTCTGCAGTCGGGCAACGACGCCTGCGTCGCCATGGCGGACTATGTCGCCGGCAGTCAGGATTCGTTCGTCAACCTGATGAACAACTACGTCAACGCGCTGGGCCTGCAGAATACGCAGTTTAAAACCGTACATGGGCTGGATGCCGAAGGACAGTACAGTTCGGCTCGGGATATGGCGCTGATCGGCCAGGCGCTGATCCGCGACGTACCGGATGAGTACGCGACGTACAAAGAGAAAGAGTTCACCTTCAACAACATCCGTCAAACCAACCGCAACGGCCTGCTGTGGGACACGAGCCTGAACGTGGACGGCATCAAAACCGGTCATACCTCCTCCGCCGGCTTTAACCTGGTCGCCTCGGCGACCGAAGGCCAGATGCGTCTGATATCCGCCGTTCTCGGCGGCAGAACGTTCAAAGGCCGCGAAGCCGAAAGCAAAAAACTGCTGACCTGGGGCTTCCGCTTCTTCGAAACCGTGGCGCCGCTGAAATCAGGTAAAGAGTTCGCTTCAGAACCGGTCTGGTTTGGCGACAGCGATCGCGTTGCGCTGAGCGTTGAAAAAGATGTCTACATCACCATTCCGCGCGGTCGGATGAAGGATCTGAAGGCCAGCTACGTATTGAACAACACCGAACTGCATGCCCCACTAGGCAAGAACCAGATCGTAGGCACCATCAACTTCCAACTGGATGGCAAGACCATCGAACAGCGCCCGCTGGTGGTGATGAACGAAGTAAAAGAAGGCGGCATTTTCGGCCGGTTGATGGACTACGTGAAACTGATGTTCCACCGCTGGTTCAGCTGA